CCAAGTTTACAATGAAGTCTAACCCCGAGTACAACCACACTGACGTGAAGAATTTTGGAAAAtatgaatatttttttgaaaacatgaacaatttttgaaaccgGCGAACAAAATTTTAAAGCATGAAATTTTGTAAACCAACATATCTGAAACTCCCAAACAAAAATCAAAAACCCAAATAATTTTTGAAAACACAGACTTTGTTTTGAAAATGGGTACATTTTCTGAAACTCCCGAACAAAATTCAAAAACCCAAATAATTTTTGAAAACACAGACTATGTTTTGAAAATGGGTACATTTTCTGAAACCCCCGAACAAAATTCAAAAGCACAAACAGTgtttgaaaacacgaacatttttttgaagcgcgaacattttctgaatctatgaacaaaattttaaaaaacgAACTAATTTGAAAATGGGAACATTTCTGAAGCTCACGAACATAATTAAAAAATGCAAACAATTTTTTAAAACGGGAGCATTTCTTGAAAATGAGAATGTTTTCTGAAACTCCCGAACAAAATAAAAAACATGACCAAAATTTTGAAAATGAACAAATTTTTAAAAGGAACGTTATTTTGAATTTCATGAATTTTGTGGAAAACATGAATTTCTTGAAATTTCTGAACAAATTTCGGAAAAGAAAAAtaacaagaaaaaatagaaaataaaactaaaaaattgaaaaagaaaaggaaaccaaagaAGAAGAAAATTGGAAAAGGGAAAACCCAAATTTTTTTACAGcgagtatatattttcttacgttccCTTTTTACATATGAAATAAGAAAAAATTTACGAAACCTAAAAATATGATGCATTGACGTCAAAATAaagaggggtgaagaataactattcctcacccagggtgaagaataactatatctgtgtgtgtgtctgcgcgcgcgcgtgtgtcactaaaacccaaaatatgcaaaacCTTTCCCTTAGAATTTTTACTTAGCTTTTCCCCCACAATATCTTCACTGAAGAGAAGGATTGCAGTTCTGGTTGCAAAATGCAACCGGCTGTGCGCCTTCAACAACTTCTCATTTTGTTGATTATTTATTCATCTAAAGTTGTGATATCATCGCCTAATGGTACATATTCTGAGAATATGAATAAAATGAGGCAATAATCATTCTGGAATGGTAGCTTACTACCCACAAAAGCTGGCGAGAGTGGAATTAGCCATGTAAGTTGAAGGTTGTCTACACAATTGTTAGATTTGATGCATTATATATACATATAAAATAGATTTGGTTATTTGTAATAAAAGGGATGCATATTTATGGATTTGTATTGACTTTAATAGACCACACTTTATTTTGATTTACTAACAAGGGAGAAGCTTGTTGCTAAATTTCTCTGTTTTGATTGTATACCTGAGTTTATTTGTGCATTCTCTTCCATTTTTGCGACTCTTCTTATCTTCCTTTCACAAAGCCAAGGATCTTCTCTGCACAAACACACTAAATTAATTACGGTAGAAGGCTTTTTGTTACAAAGGTAAAATAGAGAATTGGCATAAAAAGAATATTGAATTTTCCCTCCTTCAATCATGTTTTTTTGCCTCATGAAAATAATAAAATACATTACCCGGTTGATTTTATGTTACTCGGTTAATTTAGAAACCACTTATGGAGTTGCCTATATACACCTTGTATTGTAAGTATACGTTGTGAAGTGTGTTATTAACCGTTGTCTCATTTTTCCGCAGTATGCTCTTTTTGAGTCAACCACAAACTCTCAAACCGTTCTTTTCGGTGCTATGGGAACATTTgatgtatgtggtttgtgaaatttCAATACTCAAACAAGCTCATCACAAATATGCGTGATAAATCAGAAAGGGGATGACTATGGTAGTCTAAACGTTGTAATGGCCGGATGGATTGTAAGTTTCCTCGATGGTTACTCAAGCATAACCTACGTGGAATGCATGATTTTCCTTTTCAGTGATGATTGTAGCTTTTTTTAAATCCATCTATTATGTCACCCCATAAATTTATGGTTGTATTTTAATCAAAAAAAATCTTCAATGCAAGTTAGCCTGTCTAATTATGGTGATAGCAATACACATTTCTTTACACAATGGACGGTACATGATTAATTTTTGCATTTCTCAGGGTTTTTGcgggtttaatattttgaaaagatTATGGTTTACATATTCTTATCCATATACCATATTTTGTGGTGGACAATATCTATATACCATATTGACGTACACTTCATGATACTGTCTTGTGTAATAGGCTGATGGGTATAGATCGATTGGATGCTATAACTTGAAGTGTGATGGTTTTGTGCCTGTACAAAATGCCCCTATCACTCCAGGAGACACTATAGATCCTAAAAATGGGAAACTTAAGATGACAATCAAGATATTCAAGGTACATAGTTAAAACACATGAACACACCGAATATCATTTACTGTGCGATGAAACATTTGTAACCTAAAGAGCTATTTGTGGTCTAGATTTTTATGCCTAGATGATGACATCACTAACTGACTCTCATTTCGCACCAAGTCATTTGCTAGTTATTGGAATAATTTCTAGTTACTTTTAATTCTCTTGCAGAAGAAAGATGATGGTGACTGGTGGTTGTACTTTGGTTATGATAATCAGAACCTTCGTGTTGTTGgattttggccaaaaagtattttcattaATATGGCAGACCATGCAAATAATATACAATGGGGTGGTTACACCATGTCTGATCCTGGGAGTGCTAGTCCCGCAATGGGCAATGTGCATTGGCTTGGAATTTATTCAGCAACCGTTCGAGACGTCAGATTTGTTGATGACACTGGTAGAGGCTACATAATTGATCCATGGCCCAAGGGTCTAGTTGCTTCTTTATCCACAAGAAATGCTATGGAGCCGTTATATCTGTAGATGAAATGttttactccctccatttcaaaatatagtgcgtccgcacttcccgaggtccaactttgaccataaatttaaccaacgagaccaactgcggcgggagaaaaaaatatataattgaaaacttctttcgaatacgaattcattgATATAATTTTTACTCTCGCCGCAATcagtcttggtagttaaatttacggtcaaagttgaagcacgaggatagaggaagcactacattgtggaatggagggagtactatggagGACCTGGTGGTTGTACCATGTAGCAAGACTACTTTACACTCCGTGAGATGAGTGGTAGAATAAagaaataaatgatttatttgtgaGTTGTTTGAAAATGATATTGTTGTGGCTCCCCCGGTATGGGGAGCTCCTATGTGCCGCTTATTGCGNNNNNNNNNNNNNNNNNNNNNNNNNNNNNNNNNNNNNNNNNNNNNNNNNNNNNNNNNNNNNNNNNNNNNNNNNNNNNNNNNNNNNNNNNNNNNNNNNNNNNNNNNNNNNNNNNNNNNNNNNNNNNNNNNNNNNNNNNNNNNNNNNNNNNNNNNNNNNNNNNNNNNNNNNNNNNNNNNNNNNNNNNNNNNNNNNNNNNNNNNNNNNNNNNcacgactgggccggcccagcagggcgtgtgGGTACTATAGCGCATGGCGGGTGAATAATCTGCAAAAAGATTAGCGCGCTGGCAGGGGGTCGAGCGGGAGACCTCATGTGGTGGTAGAAAGTTACTGACTAAGACAGTGGCGCAAAACTTTAAGAAGGAATGTCAGTGCCACATCCGAAATTCTTTAAAAGATCAAACGCGAGCTTTTCTCTGCAAACGTGCATATTTTTTTGAAACACAAACATTTTAAAAATTGTGATGAGTATTTCAGAAACATAACTTTTAAAAAAAAGTGAATTTTTTTGAACACTAATCTTCTTAATAATTTTTAACGACATTATTTTTTAATCATTGATCAATTTTTGGGAAAACGGTAACATGTTTTTTAAAAAATGAACGAAGTTTGTAAACAGGAATATTTTTTGAAACCCAAAATAAATTCAACATCACAAACAATTAGGATCTAAGAACAAAAATTGTAAATGCGAATAATTTCTTAAGGACGGAAAAAAATATTAAAACtcccaaaaaaaaatcaaaacatgaagaattttggaaaacatgaatattttttaaaaacaCGAACAATTGTTTAAACCGACAAATTTTGTAAACCTGAGCATTTCTGAAACTCACAAACAAAATTAAAAAACCCAAACATTTTTGAAAACACATACTTTGTTTTGAAAATGGGTACATTTTCTGAAACTCCCAAACAAAATTCAAAAACACAAACAATGTTTGAAAATACGAACATTTTTTTGgaaatgcaaacattttttaatctatgaacaaaatttaaaaacatGAACTAATTTGAAAACAGAAACATCTCTGAAGCTcacaaacaaaattcaaaaatgCACACAATTTTTTAAAACGGGAGCATTTCTTGAAAATGAAAATATTTTCTGAAACTcccaaacaaaacaaaaaacatgaccaaaattttgaaaacgaacaaatttttaaaaaggaacattattttgaatttcatgtttttttgaaaacatgaatttcttgaaatttctgaacaaatttcgaaaaagaaaaataacatgaAAAATATTGAAACTGAAactgaaaaatgaaaaagaaaaggaaaccaaagaagaaaaataaattgGAAAAAGGAAAacccggttcaggaaccttctagaaggttcccaaaaccggtaaATACCAACTGGGGACGATCTAGAAGGTTCCGAAAACGGTTTACTAGAATGCTGCACGTACTGCTATACATGGGTCGGCCCTATTGCTCGATAGGTCGACTTGCCTGTGTGAATCGACGACGACAGTACGACGTAGAGAGCGGTAAATAGGGAATTCCTCCGGTATGTCATTTTTTTTTGTGGAGAAACTCCGGTATGTCATATATGCAAACAAATTGAAGAAATCAATGGAATAAATGTAGAAGGGCCAACAAAGGAGTCAGGTGGATGGGCTTTCACTGATTTTGGGCCGTGACGAAACCTGGCTACTACTTTTCTGATTCTCAAAAAAAAGACTACTACTTTTCTCCCTTCTCATTTATCTCAAAACATCTTCCTCAAAAAAAAATCCTCAAAACATTCTCTCAATTTTTTAATCTCAAAACGAACCCTCAACAAAATGTATCTCAGAAAAAAATATTAATGAAAATTCTTTTGGGTCAATTCCTTGATCTTCTGAAGTGTTTTCAGATTGTCCATTGTCAGTATCTTTATTATATCAGTATGTTAAGCTATATAACTTGGGGTTTGTTTCCTGTAATGTGTTTTATCGGAACAACTCTGTTGATATGTACATAAAAAAAAGGAACAGGAAGACCAGTTGATGCATCCTATGTAAGGCGTCTCTTGATAATCGTATTGTACGTCTAAATGCATAAGTTCAGGTAATCAAGAAACTCTCTGCATTTCTTGGTGGAGTAAGCATACCATAGAAACAAACAATTAATAACCCTTTCATGAACAATTTTCTttaataatcctattctggagatgGAGGGAAACCAGAAGAACACAGCAGAAGCAGAACCATTCACTTGGGGCCTTCACTTGGAGATCTAAAATGGCATATGATTTGGACTGTCGAAACAAATGGATCTGCAGGCCTACAGAGATTCACATATCGACACAAACAGCTAGAGCATAGATCGATGGATCTGTCAGGCAACGCA
This portion of the Triticum dicoccoides isolate Atlit2015 ecotype Zavitan chromosome 7A, WEW_v2.0, whole genome shotgun sequence genome encodes:
- the LOC119333281 gene encoding uncharacterized protein LOC119333281, encoding MQVSLSNYGDSNTHFFTQWTADGYRSIGCYNLKCDGFVPVQNAPITPGDTIDPKNGKLKMTIKIFKKKDDGDWWLYFGYDNQNLRVVGFWPKSIFINMADHANNIQWGGYTMSDPGSASPAMGNVHWLGIYSATVRDVRFVDDTGRGYIIDPWPKGLVASLSTRNAMEPLYL